Within the Photobacterium swingsii genome, the region CCCGATCACCTGAAAAATGTTTTCTTTGCCGATCTAGATACTTTGATTGGTGAACTGAGCCAACAATGGCATAGCAACTGGCAGCCCCTACGTTTACATGGTGATTGCCACCCAGGCAATATTTTATGGCGTGATGGCCCGATGTTTGTCGATCTCGACGATGCCCGTAACGGTCCTGCCATTCAAGATTTATGGATGCTATTAAATGGCGATCGTCATGACCAGCTGGCCCAGCTCGATACCATTCTTGAAGGTTATAATGAATTTGCTGATTTTAATCATAATCAGCTGCAACTAATTGAGCCTTTACGCGGTCTTAGAATGGTGCATTATATGTCTTGGCTTGCTAAACGTTGGCAGGATCCTGCATTCCCACGGGCGTTCCCTTGGTTTGCAGACAATAAGTACTGGGAAGGCCAAGTGCTCGCATTTAAAGAACAAATTGCAGCACTGCATGAGGCACCGCTACAGCTTATGCCACAATGGTAACCAAGCGTTAGTAACACAAATCACTGTGACAACAATCAATAATTACAAGGGATTGATCCCAACCAAAATCGTACTGTGAGACATCGTTAATCAGTACCACTAACTACACCAAATAAGGGAGACTTCATGCGTATAATGAAGACAATTTTAGCGATTGCCAGTGCCACACTGTTATCGTTTTCTGTACAAGCGGCTAAATTCACCGAAGGGGATTACTACAAGGTATTGGAATTACCTAAGTCTTCAACACCTATAGTTACCGAATATTTTTCATTCTTCTGCCCACACTGTAATAGTTTTGAGCCTATGATTCAGCAGCTCAAAAAGACCCTGCCTGAAAACGCAAAATTCCAAAAGAATCACGTTTCTTTCATGGGTGGCCCTATGGGTAAATCATTGAGCAAAGCTTACGCGACCTCAATCACCTTAGGTGTCGATGATAAGATGACCCCTGTGCTATTTAACCGTATTCACGGTATGCAAAAAGCCCCACGCAGCGATGCTGAGCTACGCCAAATTTTCTTAGATGAAGGCGTGAAAGCTGAAGACTACGACGGCGCTTTCAATAGCTTTGCGGTGAACTCTATGGTTAACCGTTACAATAAAGCCTTCCAAGATAGTGGCCTAACAGGTGTTCCTGCGGTTGTGGTGAACAATAAATACCTAGTACAAACCGGTGAAATTGAATCGGCTGAAGAGTATTTTGAGTTGGTTAATTTCTTGCTTAAAAAATAAGAAATAACAGCTACCAAATTTCCAAAAAAGGGCACCTGCGCCCTTTTTTTATTTTTGATAATGCCCTTAAGTCATACAACTTGCGCACTTAACTGCTTCAACAACCGATCCATCGCCCGATAGCCCAACGCTTCCGCTAAATGACAACGCGAAATCTGACTGTCTCCCGCCAAATCAGCAATGGTACGCGCTACCTTGATGATCCTGTGATACGCACGAATGGATAAGCCCAATTGATGAAGCGCTGTTTCGAGAAAGGTCGCATCCGCCTTGGCTAGGCCACAATAACGGTCTAACTCTCGGGTCGATAGCAGGGCATTCACTTTATCCGAACGTTCAACCATCAACTGCCTCGCCTGCAGTACCCGCGCTTGGATCACCGCTGTCGGCTCTCCCCGATCGCCCCCTTCAGCCAATGTGCCGCGTGGCAATAATGGGATCTCAATCGACATATCAAAACGGTCCAATAGCGGCCCAGAAAGGCGACTTAAATAACGTAAAATCGCCTGTGGATTGGTCCGTGATTGGTTACCTTCGTA harbors:
- a CDS encoding DsbA family protein, producing MKTILAIASATLLSFSVQAAKFTEGDYYKVLELPKSSTPIVTEYFSFFCPHCNSFEPMIQQLKKTLPENAKFQKNHVSFMGGPMGKSLSKAYATSITLGVDDKMTPVLFNRIHGMQKAPRSDAELRQIFLDEGVKAEDYDGAFNSFAVNSMVNRYNKAFQDSGLTGVPAVVVNNKYLVQTGEIESAEEYFELVNFLLKK